The stretch of DNA GGCGGACCCGGTGGGATTCGAACCCACGACCGACAGCTTAGGAGGCTGCCGCGCTATCCTGGCTGCGCTACGGGTCCACTTTAGACTTGTTTAAACACTCTGATATTAGCGTTACTCTATTTTTTGACCGCCGGCTTCCACACGGTCTCTTCTTGCCTTTATAGACCGGGTGGCGACTATGTTCACGTCCAGGTCTAGGAGGTTTCGGGCTATGACTTGGCCGAGCCTGACCGGGGCTTTAACCCTGAGCCCTGCTAGGGCTTTTGAGGCTTTCAGAAGGAAGTTTTTCGGTATGGGTTTGCTCGTTTTAACGGGTACCACCGGGAGCTCTCCGTCATCGACCGGTATGACCGTTATCAGGACCCTGGATGGGTTCTGAGCCTCCTTGAGCCCGTAGGCTAAACCCCTCCTACAGCCGTATCCCTCGACCTTCCATTCCCCATCCTCTTCCGTCACGGTCAGCCTGCACCCGACCGGGCATAGGATGCAGGTAACCTCGATCCTTCTCAAGGCTCTACACCAGCTTAATGGTCAACCTCTCAGCCTTTAAAACATCCTCGGCTTTAAGGGTTAGGGTTATCATCTCCGCAGGTCTGACAGACCTGAGTCTGACCGATTTCTCAAGCTCGGGTATCAGGAGCCTAGTGTTCTCAGACGGCGATGACGCTCTGAGGTAGAGCTTAACGTCTCTGAAGCCTGCTAGAAGCTGGGGGACCACGAACCTCAGCCCATCCCCGACCCTAACCCTCTTCCAAGACGCGGACCTGAAGCCTCCATCCTCTATAAACCTGTAGGCAGACTCGGCCGCAAGCTCACCCTGCTCCATGGCGTGCTCCACAAGGTCGTTTATGACCAAGGCGTTACCCGCCGCGAAGACCCCTGGTAGGCTCGTCTCAAGAAACTCGTTCACGACAGGGCCGCCGGTTTTAGGGTCGATCATAGCCCCAGCTCCGGCTAGAAGCTCAACCCTTGGAATAAGACCTACCGCTATAACCAGCAGGTCGCAGGGTATCCTCTTCACGGTCTCCTCCCTAGCCCTCAAGTTTTCATCCACCTCGGCCACCAGAACGGATTCCACCCTCTTAGAACCCTCGACCGCTAGGACC from Candidatus Bathyarchaeota archaeon encodes:
- a CDS encoding DUF1667 domain-containing protein, whose product is MRRIEVTCILCPVGCRLTVTEEDGEWKVEGYGCRRGLAYGLKEAQNPSRVLITVIPVDDGELPVVPVKTSKPIPKNFLLKASKALAGLRVKAPVRLGQVIARNLLDLDVNIVATRSIKARRDRVEAGGQKIE